From one Eucalyptus grandis isolate ANBG69807.140 chromosome 9, ASM1654582v1, whole genome shotgun sequence genomic stretch:
- the LOC104420667 gene encoding AAA-ATPase At3g28580, whose amino-acid sequence MFTQYGSAIGGLVLLQAMLQQYFPPVLPKLLERYFYKWVSFFYPYVEISFHEFTGKYMKRSEAFMAIQNYLTENAASRAKRLKADSVKDNRPLILSMDDYEEVDDEYNGVNITWSSNRIVPASTTFSLYPTTQNPRYYTLTFHRRHRKLITQSYVNHVLTEGKAIASRNRQLKLYTNDPQDSMWIHAVFKHPATFETLAMHPDRKTEIMNDLTKFTESKEYYAKIGKAWKRGYLLYGPPGTGKSTMIAAMANFLKYDVYDLELTAVNDNTELRRLLIETSNKSIIVIEDIDCSLNLTGQRKKAEEQNNDKDDDPLKKMTRTDKKSSKVTLSGLLNFIDGIRSACGGERVIIFTTNHVNKLDPALIRRGRMDKHIEMSYCCFEAFKVLAKNYLNVENHPLFETISRLFSETHMTPADVAENLMPKSNNKDVEACLRNLIEALEAAKKKAAERVRLEAKREKQEKRLKWWRETKKKVEHLLKKEN is encoded by the coding sequence ATGTTTACTCAGTATGGATCTGCGATTGGCGGGCTCGTGCTCCTACAGGCGATGCTCCAGCAGTACTTCCCTCCTGTACTCCCTAAACTCTTGGAACGATATTTCTACAAATGGGTGAGCTTCTTCTATCCATACGTCGAGATCTCGTTCCACGAGTTCACAGGCAAATACATGAAGCGCAGCGAGGCCTTCATGGCCATTCAAAACTACCTCACCGAGAATGCCGCTTCCCGGGCCAAGAGGCTCAAAGCAGATTCTGTCAAAGACAACCGGCCCCTCATCCTGAGCATGGATGACTACGAGGAGGTCGATGACGAATACAACGGCGTGAATATCACGTGGTCCTCGAACAGAATCGTCCCTGCGAGCACGACGTTTTCGTTATATCCCACGACACAGAACCCGAGGTACTACACGCTCACATTCCATCGGCGCCACAGGAAATTGATCACTCAATCTTACGTCAACCACGTACTGACCGAAGGAAAGGCGATCGCTAGCAGAAACCGGCAGCTGAAGCTCTACACGAACGACCCGCAAGACTCCATGTGGATCCATGCAGTTTTCAAGCACCCCGCGACGTTCGAGACCTTGGCCATGCACCCAGACAGGAAGACGGAAATAATGAATGACCTCACGAAATTCACTGAGAGCAAAGAGTACTATGCTAAGATTGGCAAGGCTTGGAAGCGCGGGTATCTGCTTTACGGTCCACCCGGGACTGGTAAGTCCACCATGATTGCTGCGATGGCTAATTTCTTGAAGTACGACGTGTACGATCTAGAGCTCACAGCGGTTAACGATAACACGGAACTGAGGAGGCTTCTGATTGAGACCTCAAACAAGTCTATCATTGTGATCGAGGACATCGATTgctctctcaatctcacggGCCAGAGGAAGAAGGCAGAGGAGCAGAATAATGACAAGGACGACGATCCTCTAAAGAAAATGACCAGAACAGATAAGAAGAGTAGCAAGGTCACTTTGTCTGGTCTTCTTAACTTCATTGATGGAATTCGGTCTGCTTGTGGTGGGGAAAGAGTCATAATATTTACGACTAATCACGTCAATAAGCTCGACCCTGCTCTTATAAGGAGAGGAAGGATGGATAAGCACATCGAGATGTCGTATTGTTGCTTCGAAGCATTCAAGGTCCTCGCCAAAAATTATCTGAATGTCGAAAACCATCCATTGTTCGAAACAATTAGCCGGCTGTTCAGCGAGACCCATATGACTCCTGCCGATGTTGCGGAAAACTTGATGCCTAAGTCCAACAACAAAGATGTGGAGGCTTGCTTGAGGAACTTGATAGAAGCTCTCGAAGCAGCGAAGAAGAAAGCGGCAGAACGAGTACGGCTGGAggcaaaaagggaaaagcaagAGAAGAGATTGAAGTGGTggagagaaacaaaaaagaaggtgGAACATCtgctaaagaaggaaaattga
- the LOC104419331 gene encoding AAA-ATPase ASD, mitochondrial has product MFSGEMFTGFGSAIGGLVVIWAMFQQYIPPQLRDHVERYTRKLVSLFYPYIEIVFPEFAGEKLKRSEAYSAIQNYLKENATARAKRLKADAIKDSTQSLILSMDDHEEVTDVFKGVKVRWSSNKTTPKNASISFYPMTEDRRFYRLTFHRRHRKFITESYVKHILTEGKAIAMKNRQRKLYTNNPSQNWFGYKRTKWSHVVFEHPATFETLAMEPNKKREIMNDLKKFSEGKEYYTKIGKAWKRGYLLYGPPGTGKSTMIAAMANFLNYDVYDLELTAVKDNTELKKLIIETSSKSIIMIEDIDCSLDLTGQRKKMEKDDDDDDDETDNPVKKMEKEEKKGSKVTLSGLLNCIDGIWSACGGERIVIFTTNHVDKLDPALIRRGRMDKHIEMSYCCFEAFKVLARNYLDIDYHPLFTTISGLFEETKMTPADVAENLMPKSDSEDPETGLRNLIEALKAAKELEARNKAEEEARAKAEKEEQEKKENGVKEEVKESGKSDKEVKANGVINGGVAAKEVKQNGFAV; this is encoded by the coding sequence atgttttctggaGAGATGTTCACGGGCTTCGGATCCGCAATCGGCGGTCTGGTAGTCATATGGGCCATGTTCCAGCAATACATCCCTCCCCAGCTGCGGGACCATGTGGAGCGGTACACCCGAAAGCTGGTGAGCTTGTTCTATCCGTATATTGAGATTGTGTTCCCTGAGTTCGCAGGGGAGAAGCTGAAGCGAAGCGAGGCCTACTCGGCCATCCAGAACTACCTCAAGGAGAACGCCACTGCACGGGCCAAGCGGCTCAAGGCGGACGCCATCAAAGATAGTACCCAGTCTCTCATTCTGAGCATGGATGACCACGAGGAGGTCACGGACGTGTTCAAGGGGGTGAAGGTCAGGTGGTCGTCGAACAAAACCACCCCCAAGAACGCGTCTATTTCCTTCTATCCGATGACTGAGGACCGGAGGTTTTACCGGCTCACCTTTCACCGGAGGCACCGGAAATTCATCACAGAATCTTATGTTAAGCACATCTTGACTGAAGGAAAGGCGATTGCCATGAAAAACCGGCAAAGAAAGCTCTATACAAACAATCCTAGCCAGAATTGGTTTGGATACAAGCGAACCAAGTGGAGCCATGTGGTTTTTGAGCACCCAGCGACGTTTGAGACTCTGGCGATGGAGCCGAACAAGAAGCGGGAAATCATGAATGATCTCAAAAAGTTCAGCGAAGGGAAAGAGTACTACACTAAAATAGGCAAAGCCTGGAAGCGTGGTTACCTGCTCTATGGTCCCCCTGGGACAGGTAAGTCCACCATGATCGCTGCCATGGCTAATTTCTTGAACTACGATGTGTATGATCTTGAGTTGACAGCGGTCAAAGACAACACTGAGCTGAAGAAGCTAATAATCGAAACTTCAAGCAAGTCTATTATCATGATCGAGGACATTGATTGCTCGCTTGATCTGAcgggccaaagaaagaaaatggagaaggacgatgatgacgatgacgacgaaACGGACAATCccgtgaagaaaatggagaaagaagagaagaaaggcaGCAAGGTGACTTTATCTGGTCTTCTCAACTGCATTGATGGCATCTGGTCAGCttgtggaggagagcgaatcgtcATATTCACCACCAACCATGTGGACAAGCTCGACCCTGCTCTCATAAGGAGAGGAAGGATGGACAAGCACATAGAAATGTCGTATTGCTGCTTTGAGGCATTCAAAGTTCTTGCAAGGAATTATTTGGACATTGACTATCATCCACTATTCACGACGATTAGTGGACTGTTTGAGGAGACCAAAATGACCCCTGCCGATGTTGCAGAGAACTTGATGCCTAAGTCCGACAGTGAGGATCCAGAGACTGGCTTGAGGAACTTGATAGAAGCGCTCAAAGCGGCAAAGGAGCTGGAAGCAAGGAACAAAGCCGAGGAAGAAGCGCGGGCAAAGGCTGAAAAGgaagagcaagaaaagaaagaaaatggtgtGAAGGAGGAAGTGAAAGAGAGTGGAAAATCTGATAAAGAAGTGAAGGCAAATGGGGTCATCAATGGAGGAGTGGCTGCCAAAGAAGTGAAACAGAATGGCTTCGCAGTGTAG